atcactGGTTGCCTATGGCTGGAGAGACAGAAGAATAAGGAATGACTGTTAATGGCtgaagggtttctttttggggtgatgaaaatattctggaatttatTGGTGATGATTGcccaactctgtgaatatattaaaaaccattaaACTGCACTCTTGAAATGGATGAGTTGTACAGTATGtgaatgatatcttaataaaattgttacatacacacacaaaaaagcaagcCATACTGAAATGGAGGCTAGAATACCCCAGGAACAAAATTTTTACACACTCACACTTCTGACAAATGTGCATAGGAAACAAGGCATGTAATAAAGTTTATCAAACTACTTCCATGCTTAGCCaataaaacacatttattctTGCCAATGTCattaaaaatgtcatattttatcATAGGATTTCAATTGAAACTACTGCACAAACAACTGGATTAACTATGTCTTGAAGTAAATATACTGAACCAATATCCTACCTATACTAAAgggtttttaaaagtattatcaACTAAAAGGTCCTATGGGACGGAGATTTGGATTTGGGTATAGTTATGAGGTAAGGGTGCTATTGCATATAAAAAGTTATGATCATCCTGCTACTTTCTGCTTTTCCCATCAGCCTATGTTCTAAGAAATAACATAATAATCTACCaagaattataaaatgttttcccaCTCatcaaattctttttaaaatcctgTAAGTAGAATTTAGTTGATAAAACTCCCACTATTCAAAAATTTGAATCAGATCATGTCTAGTGAGTCTTCAAAATCCACTACTACACTTATCTGAATTATATGATATTAGGGTTTATGATTGCAAAGCATATAAACAACTGAGTAtttccacaaaaataaaattttagaataactATCCATCAATTCTTCTTGGTTAATACTGACTCTCTAGCTGAATAAAACTGGCACAAAGACacattaaatattcaataaagaaataaaaacatactgtTTGTGTGTTTATGATAACGTAACTCACAGGCATTGCATAGGAGGCCAGGCGCAGCACTGTGCTGATCGGCAAAGTGTTTGCACCTGCAGCGAATGGGCTGCGCACCATTCAAAGGGATGTACAGGTAAGCCCTGCAGGGGCAGCCAGGCACTCGGCAAGGCAGACCAATGGGGCGCTGCTGCGGAATTGTTTCAAAGTCAGTTTTATGTTGTttatacctaagaaaaaaaagagaagaaataaaaagacaatgcAGGTATTGCCAGAAATGAGAATGTCTATTCTGTTAAATGCAAAAtagtccttttttattttattttgttgttcttattaGTAAGGGGAAAATAAACTCCCCTATATGCATTATTTCTGTCTGCTATATTGCTCTGGTCAGAGAAAATCTTTActcttttaggtttttttatttttagtcttttaaaaggAGTTTTCtcaacaatatataaagaatgacatGTAATTCCCTTAAAATACTTAACAATTCTTTAGTATGAAAGCATAACCTGAGTATGAAAAAAgttctttataaaaatttatttatcagAGTACATTGCTTAAACTTATTTGcaaaggttttatttaaaattgaaataaaagttattataatttaatttttaactttaaacttcAAAATGAtttatcaacatttttaaaagccaaagtTCTCTGTCAATACACTGTATATCATTATCTTAAATAGGCTACTCATTTTTCCATAAGGTGATACTCagtaaaataatattacatttattCTCAATATTAATCTAGGTAATAGAAGTTAAGataacaatgaaataccatttttcacTTACAAAGAGAGGTAAAGATTCTTTAAACATACCTAATTCATGATGCTgtcaaaaatgttaaaagaaacaaTCCCATTTAATAATGTttcaaaaagcttttaaaaagatcCATTCTCTAACCCAGTTCATTTTTAGTAAATAAGCCCtaagaaaataattacatatatagaAAGAGCTTTATACATAAAGCTGCATTAGCAACagtatttaaaatagcaaaaatatataaatatacacacaggcatacacacaaacaatatactaaaaataaagaaatggataacttaGTAGAcaacatttttaaacttttcagcAGTGAAACTCTTTCTTCAAAAAACAATCTTTTACAGAccataatatacaaaaaaaaatgataaatgcagAATTGgttaaagaaagggaaagagacagaaTAGGAGTCTGTCCTTCCTCTAACCTGCCCTTCCACCTGGTACATCCCTGAGACTTCCTCACAGCTCTGGGAAACAATGAACACCACTGAACTAGCTGGAATATTGAGGGATGCAAAAAAGCTTGTTTGCGATTGCTGCATAACAATGTGGAAACATATTTCTGTGGTTCTGTCATGAAAAACttcttcaatatatttatttatctgcATACATAATTAACAAGAACTAAATGaactatgtaaagaaaaaaatacatgcgTATGGTAAAATGTATTAACAGCAGTTGACTTTGGGTGGTGAGTCTTCTTTCtacatttctatatatttctcACTTTCCTTAATAACCATGTTTCACTtttataatagggaaaaaaatggttTAGACAGAGATCTCACTGAGTGGCGGGTACTAAAGAATTCTTTTCATCAATGTTAGGTTGGGTTAATTTTAAAGGATAGTTTCATGCTATATAATTATAGATAAGAGACTGGCACTAAATTTACACAAGAATAAATGATAACCAAACTCCTCTTCAATTCTGAAAGatgccaacattaccctaatccTGCATTCCTCCCCCGTGTTTTTAGTTGGGGTTACTATAGTTTCAAATCAGTCTATATACAACATTACTCATCCTAGCAAGTGCCTAACAACCTTTGGCAAACTGCAAGTCTGTAAACAGCAATTATACAAAGAGCCTCTCATGAAAGAGCCCCAGAAACTATCAGAACAGGGCAGTTCTCCCTCCATGGTTCCTTTGGAAGAGAAAGTTGTAGTTGTTACCTAAAAACACACAGTATGTTCAGTGATTCTTTTTTCAATGAAGCAGCTTTGTCCTTGGGAGCCTGACAGTTGTGACCTGTGACAGTAGGAAGATTTAAAGTAGAACACAACAAACACAGCCAAATGCAAACCTCAGGTACAGGCAATCCGTGTCAGTGACTGGCGCCTCATGTACTTCCTTTTCTTGAAAAAGGACCATTTGTAATAAAAAGCTGTGtacttgtatttttgtttgtttaaagaaaGGTATCAACACAACACATTCTTAAAGTATAAAGGTAAATGAGTAAATCTGAGTAGAAATGCTTCTATCTGTACATGATAACCTGTCCTGCGTGGGTCAACACAAGCAACTCTTAAAGCAGTTGTACAGCCTGACCACCTTGTCCAGTGGTGGGAGAGGTAGGCTCTGCTCCTGAGCCCAGCTGAAGGCCCCCAGCCAAAGCCATAGGAGTACTAATATCTTTGTTGCCAATGGCTGATGCTTATGCTGAGGGACTCTATAATGAATTCTAATAGTACataatagaaatgttttaattattgcCCCCCAAAATTGTAAAAACTTTAGATAAGGCCTATTTTTAAGCGTTCCTATATCATAAATAATACTAATTATAGAAGGAAGATATGCTCTGCTACAGTTTCATATTTCCTAATCAATCAGAAAACTTGGCAATAAAATATCTTACCTATGTGTACAAAAACACAGAGTCTCTGGACCCACAAGTTTACAATCCATTCCAGCTGGTGATCGCCAGCTCACAAATAATCTGTTCTGTAAGCGCATAGGTAgaacttttcttttgtattcttcATATTCTTCAGGAGTAAAAAGTTTCCCTCCATCGTCCTCACCAACAATTCTATAACAAAGAAATACTTCCCCTAAGCCTTGAGTATTTATTTCCCTAAAAATACTAAACTCCAAAATTAAACTATATTTGGAGAGTCAAACGAAAGACTGcttcagcttttattttatttatttttcttactttaggTCCATGCTAACAGCAAAATCACAcacaagaataataaaataatataaaagatgaTTATAAATAAGTCAATGAATTTATAACTTCTGCCCTTACAGACTGAGGTTCCCACTGGAGAATTACCAcatattcatctcaatttttccTTGATTGTGAAGCAAAAATGTTCATTCTTCTCATTCAAAGCTGGAGCCTAGACTGCTAAAAATTCTAACAATTTCCTCCTTAAAAAATTGTACTCCCTGAAAAAACACAGTACAGAAAACATGAATGCAGAAGACAACATAATAAATATCCATACCAGACCTTAAGCCTTGGGCAATACACACCCTCAGATCTGCTGAGGCCCATATCTGTGCTGAGAAACCAGGTGCACTGTTTAATTCCAGAGGTAAGACCTCAAACtttcatgggaaaaaaataagctgCTATTTCTTAACTTCTTAAGAAATTAAGAGTTGTCctcttcaaaggaaaaggaaacacaaaagattttGTAAAAATTGAAGAAATATCTCCTTGAAAATATCCCCCTCTGGGCATTACAATTGGCACATATGGTGTagagggggatcatggggaagacagtgtagcacagagaaggcaaatagtgactctgtggcatcttactatactgttggacagtgaatgcaatggggtatggggggacacaataacatgggtgaatgtagtgaccacattggtttttcatgtgaaaacttcatacaAGTGTATGGGTGGTGAGTCTTCTTTCtacatttctatatatttctcactttccttaataaatatataaaaatgtaataccttaataaatatataaagaggacAAGTATTCATCTGTAAAGATGTTCCTACCAATCTTTGTCAGGGAAGATGCTAAAATTGGTGTGCATGCCACAAAGTTGAGCTGCAGATGGAAATGCAGAGAATTGTGTTACCGTGGAAGCCAATTAAACTGGCCTATTGCcatgtttctgaaaaaaaaagaaaatacccacCTCTGAAAGTCATGAAAAGTGTTGATTATAGAATACTACATAATTTTTTGTGCAATCCATACCTTTTTCCATACTTTCAAGCCTCTAGCCAAGGTAGATAAATAAAAGCAATTCATAAGTTATGAAACCACCTCTGCCTTAAATAATTTAGATACACAacggttaatttttaaaaaggcaatttattctgaaataagCTTTTAGCCATTTCACTTTCTATTATGGCTACCACAAAGTATACCAACAGGTACTGTAAAGACCTTAAAATCAATGCAGAGTTTTAAAGATATAGTTCAAATGCTGATTCAGATAAATAGATCTGTAGTGGGCCTAAGATTCTGCATTCCTAACAAGCTCTCAGGTGATTCCCACACCACTGGCCCACGATTGCTACAGTTTGAGTAGCTCTCATTTTTATAGTGAATTGTTTCAGTTTGTTTGCAAAAATAACTTCCCACCAGGCCTTGACATTTTCTGGAACAGGCAAGAGACTAAAAGTGGAAGCCCACAATCCACATATCCAAACATCTAAATATCAAATTATCAGCATCAGGGCCCAGCAACTTGCTCTGAGAGAAGAACTGGGGCGACTTGGAGGCTAAAGGAATCGGCTCTGCCCTGAGTGAAGGCTGGGTGGGAACTGTTCTGGGCACAGGACTCCTGGCTTTACCTGGACCTACCTGTCCAGTAGATGAGGCATGGCCCGTCAGACTTTTCTGGCTCAGAATTACCAACCATTTCTCGGCGTTTCCCAAACTATACCACCGAGACAGTCAGAGGGAGTGCAGTCAGCTGGGAACCCATTTGCCCAAACAACCCTGGGGGATCTGGGAGGACCACTTAAAGCACCCAAGTCCTCTTGCTCAGGTTTCCCAAGCTGGGCTGTGATTGTCTCACTTTCCGTTTATACACACACTGCCCCCTCCACCGCTTCAACAACACATCCTCCTGGCTGTTCTTCTCCAGGAATTCCCACTCACCCAGTTGCCCAACTATCAAAAACCTTTCTtgggaaactgaaaaaagaacacGTCGCCACAGGTGCCTCAGCCCTTGTCAGAGCCCAAAGCAGTAAGTGTCGTCCTGAAGACAAAGGGGTGGCTGCTTTTCGTTTCGGGAGGCAAGTTTCTCCAGAACCACTTAACTATACCAGCTGGTCTTTGTCTTAAAACCAACACCTCCGGGTTGGTTTGGAAGTTCACGGCTTATCATATTGCTAAACGCACGCAAACCGGTATCTGCTTTTATAGGCTCCTAGAACTCAATGTGTAATTCTTGAATGCCCATAAATCGCAACTTGATAATCCTTCTTGGAAGGGGTCGAGGCGGGAGACCTCTCGCATAGCCTCGAAAGTCTTATTAGCATAAAAACTGCGTGTCGTTACAGTATTTAATTACAGAAAGACGGAACTTGAAGTCAGCAGAAGCTTTCCCAACAGCCCGGGAATTCCGGGAGTTGCGGCGGGCGAGCGCGAGAGGAACTGGGCCGGCTCGGGTCTCCTTGACCCGCGGAGCCACCGTCTCACCTCCGGTATTCCAGGTAGTCGTCCACGGCCGCCGCGCCGCCGGGAGGCAACGTCAGCCGCTCCATGGCCGGACGGGTAAAAGCGAGCGGTGCCGGGGCCGCGCTCCAGGAGCCGACCTCCCGCGCGAGCCAAGCCCTGAGCAGCCAAGCCGGCCCCGCCCCGGCCGGCCGCGCCACCTCCCGCCCGCCTCCCGATTGGCCGAGCCCACAGCAGAGGAGACGACACAGGGCGCGCGCGCTTCCACCTGGCGGCCCACGCGCGGCTCTGAAACCCGGGTCTCCAAGCAACGCGCCCCCCAGCAAGGGGTATGGCTTCCCGCCCTGCTCAAAGCTTGGTCCTGTCGCTTTCCCTCCGCCTGGTCTGGCAGGTCTTCCTGCAAAGTAACGAGGGAGTGCAATGCCCTGCATATAATGGACGCATAGAACATGGTTTATTTCCTTGTACAGCTCTTTTCGCCTATTTTAAGAAAGTTTGGTATTGAGGCCCGCCTCCCCATAGTTGTCAGCAGTGGTTTCAATTTTGAAGTTTAAGAAAACCgacataaaattctttaaaaataaaataaataaaaattacattgatGTAAAATCAGTAGTCCTGGTTGTCCGAGTCCAATATAAGTGTCACTAAAGCAACATGATCGTCAAAAGAAGTGAATGGCAGGTTTAAGGGGAAACAAATAGAAACAATTCAGTTCAGACTTTCTTAAACCTTTGCAAATATCCtccacaaaatttttttaaagtggaagTACCATACCAATGGTAATTTGACCATAATCGGGCAGAGCAACCTGGAAAAGGTGTTGAAAATCCACCAATATTCCACAGTCGTTCAACTCTGAGGCTCCCTGGAGATTAGCTTGAGCGTCCTCTATATAATTATCTGGGAGGGAGAATCagcaaacaataagaaaaataattcattaagcCACAATACTTTATTTCAAAGTACCTTCCTGAATATTTCGGGTCCGAAAGGCAAGATATTATGTAGACGGATTATTTAGCCCCCTCCTAGCCCCCCTTCCTTTTCGGTGCCCCCTTTTCTGACGTCGGTCCTCCCTGCTCAGGCAGGTCCCATTCCCACCTTAACATCCTCACTACTTTTTGTTAATTACTCTCCGCCAATGTAT
This portion of the Manis javanica isolate MJ-LG chromosome 6, MJ_LKY, whole genome shotgun sequence genome encodes:
- the FAM221A gene encoding protein FAM221A isoform X3, whose product is MQGIALPRYFAGRPARPGGGKATGPSFEQGGKPYPLLGGALLGDPGFRAARGPPGGSARALCRLLCCGLGQSGGGREVARPAGAGPAWLLRAWLAREVGSWSAAPAPLAFTRPAMERLTLPPGGAAAVDDYLEYRRYKQHKTDFETIPQQRPIGLPCRVPGCPCRAYLYIPLNGAQPIRCRCKHFADQHSAAPGLLCNACSQCSGFHSCFTCVCGQPAYAHDTVVETKQERLALGKPVGRDAPYAAMGGLTGFSSLAEGYMRLDDSGIGVPSVEFLDSPVMAVDHPFLKAFQASSSSSPETLTDVGTSSQVSSLRRPEEDDMAFFERRYQERTKIEKAAKQKGKALLPSSTKPS
- the FAM221A gene encoding protein FAM221A isoform X4, which codes for MQGIALPRYFAGRPARPGGGKATGPSFEQGGKPYPLLGGALLGDPGFRAARGPPGGSARALCRLLCCGLGQSGGGREVARPAGAGPAWLLRAWLAREVGSWSAAPAPLAFTRPAMERLTLPPGGAAAVDDYLEYRRIVGEDDGGKLFTPEEYEEYKRKVLPMRLQNRLFVSWRSPAGMDCKLVGPETLCFCTHRYKQHKTDFETIPQQRPIGLPCRVPGCPCRAYLYIPLNGAQPIRCRCKHFADQHSAAPGLLCNACVPSVEFLDSPVMAVDHPFLKAFQASSSSSPETLTDVGTSSQVSSLRRPEEDDMAFFERRYQERTKIEKAAKQKGKALLPSSTKPS
- the FAM221A gene encoding protein FAM221A isoform X2, with the translated sequence MQGIALPRYFAGRPARPGGGKATGPSFEQGGKPYPLLGGALLGDPGFRAARGPPGGSARALCRLLCCGLGQSGGGREVARPAGAGPAWLLRAWLAREVGSWSAAPAPLAFTRPAMERLTLPPGGAAAVDDYLEYRRIVGEDDGGKLFTPEEYEEYKRKVLPMRLQNRLFVSWRSPAGMDCKLVGPETLCFCTHRYKQHKTDFETIPQQRPIGLPCRVPGCPCRAYLYIPLNGAQPIRCRCKHFADQHSAAPGLLCNACSQCSGFHSCFTCVCGQPAYAHDTVVETKQERLALGKPVGRDAPYAAMGGLTGFSSLAEGYMRLDDSGIGVPSVEFLDSPVMAVDHPFLKAFQASSSSSPETLTDGTSSQVSSLRRPEEDDMAFFERRYQERTKIEKAAKQKGKALLPSSTKPS
- the FAM221A gene encoding protein FAM221A isoform X1, translated to MQGIALPRYFAGRPARPGGGKATGPSFEQGGKPYPLLGGALLGDPGFRAARGPPGGSARALCRLLCCGLGQSGGGREVARPAGAGPAWLLRAWLAREVGSWSAAPAPLAFTRPAMERLTLPPGGAAAVDDYLEYRRIVGEDDGGKLFTPEEYEEYKRKVLPMRLQNRLFVSWRSPAGMDCKLVGPETLCFCTHRYKQHKTDFETIPQQRPIGLPCRVPGCPCRAYLYIPLNGAQPIRCRCKHFADQHSAAPGLLCNACSQCSGFHSCFTCVCGQPAYAHDTVVETKQERLALGKPVGRDAPYAAMGGLTGFSSLAEGYMRLDDSGIGVPSVEFLDSPVMAVDHPFLKAFQASSSSSPETLTDVGTSSQVSSLRRPEEDDMAFFERRYQERTKIEKAAKQKGKALLPSSTKPS